The genomic DNA ATAATCAAGAGATTCAAGCTGCTGTCCATGACATGATTCATTCTGGCGGCAAATTGCTACGTCCAGCCTACCAACTGTTGTTCTCTTATTTTGGTGAACAGCGGGACCCTAAAAAGGCGACAGCGTTAGCGGCTTCCATTGAATTACTGCATACCGCCACGTTAGTTCACGACGATATTGTCGACGAAGCCGATACGCGTCGTGGCTTGCCAACATTGCGTTCGCGCTTTGGAAATAGCACAGCCGTGTATACAGGCGATTATCTTTTTGTTTGCTGTTTCAAGCTCTTATCTGATTATTCTTCTTCATTAAAAAGCATTCAATTAAATTCGCGCAGTATGGAAAAAGTCCTGACTGGTGAGCTTGGTCAAATGGACAATCGCTATAATTTCGAGGTAACGATTGACCAATATTTAAAAAATATTTCCGGGAAAACAGCGGAATTGTTTGCGCTAAGTTGTTTTGTCGGTGCCTATGAAAGTGGCACCTCCCAACGTTTTGCCAAACGTTGTGGTGAAATCGGCGAAAATATCGGACTGGCTTTTCAAATTATTGATGATATTTTGGACTATACGCAAACTGCCGATGCTATCGGCAAACCCGTCTTAGAAGACGTACGTCAAGGCGTGTATTCTTTGCCCTTGATTTATGCACTTGAAGCCAATCGTGAAGTCTTGTTGCCACTTTTAATGAAAAAAGAAGCCTTGACCGATGAAGAAACACAGGAAATTTATCGTCTTGTCCATGAACTAGGTGGCGTAGAAAAGGCCCAACAATTAGCCACTCATTACACAGAAAAAGCGCTGAAAGAAATCAGCAAACTTCCTGAAACAAAGGCCCAAGCGAAAGAACAATTGTATGAAATTACACAAACGATTTTGACAAGAGAAAATTAAAAAAGCCGCTGGATCCTATTGAGGATTTAGCGGCTAGCTTTTTAGGTGATACCTTGGTATAATAAACACGAAGAGAGCGTACTAGACATACGCTCTCGGGTAGACCGTTTAAGACGGTAGCTTGATTTTAATACGGAAATAAACCCGTCAATCTTCGCTAAAGGTTATGACGGGTTTATTTTTTGTCGTTTTTATTACTGATTTTGACAATTAATGTTGCGAAAGCAATCGCAAGCATCAATGCTTCAAAGACAGTCACTACTATTCCTTTCTAGGGAAAGAGCAAACAAGCAAAAACATTGGCAGTCCCCCTTTTTTGAGAAATTGCCACCGTCATAAACTTCCTACTTGTGTAGTATAACACATTTATACCTTCCTAGAATACGCTTACTTTTTTTATTTACTATTCGACTTTTCCGTTTCAACTTGCTATAATAAACACGAAGAGAGCGTACTAGACATACGCTCTCGGGTAGACCGTTTAAGACGGTAGCTTTAATTTATTGGTTAATAAACCCGTCAATCTTCGCTAAAAGTTATGACGGGTTTATTTTTTGTCGTTTTTATTACTGATTTTGACAATTAATGTTGCGAAAGCAATCGCAAGCATCAATGCTTCAAAGACAGTCACTGCTATTCCTTTCTAGGGAAAGAGCAAACAAGCAAAAACATTGGCAGTCCCCCTTTTTTTGAGAAATTGCCACCGTCATAAACTTCCTACTTGTGTAGTATAACACATTTGCACCTTCCTAGAATACGCTTTCTTTCCTGATTATTCAACAGCCGCTTTCTTTTGTAATAAAAATCGCGCACTGTTTACTGGGATAAAACGATTCAGCCAACTAAAATTTTTTAGACTAAACAGACCGACCATCTTTTTTGATGGTCGGTCTGTTTAGTCTATTGCTCCGCCCTTACTCCTTCTCCGACAATGCTCGCCAGACATCAAATGTTTGTTTTAAGCCTTGGACATTATGAACACGTAAAATTTCTACGCCTTGTTGTGCTGCATACAAGGAAGCAGCGGCTGAGCCAAAATCACGGTTGGCTGGTTCTGGTTCGTTCGTTAAAGCGCCAATAGTTCGTTTGCGAGAAACGCCGTACAGTAACGGATAATCTTGGTAGCGAAAGGCGTTAGGATCTTTTAACAGTTGAAGGTTTTCTGCGACAGTTTTATGAAAGCCAATCCCTGGATCGAAACAAATTTTTTCTAAGGAAAGCCCATATTTTTGGCATTGTTCAATTTTTTCTGTATAAAATTGGTGCAACTCTTCTTTTAAAGAAAGCGATTGGCGTTTTCTAGAATGCATAATCACAACTTGGACTTCAGGATATTGTGCGAGGACTTCTGCCATCCCCGGAGTGTCTAATCCTTTGATGTCATTAATCATTGTGGCGCCAGCTTGAATCGCGGCTTCTGCTACTTCGGGATAGTAGGTATCCACAGAAATCGGCGCTAGAGAAGTCTCACGTATTTTTTTAATTAACGGTAATACTCGGTCTGCCTCAACTTGTGGAGAAACTTCTTCGTAGCCAGGACGTGTGGATTGGCCGCCAATGTCTAAAATATCGGCCCCCGCTTCTAGTAGATGAAGCGCATGTTGATAGGCCACGTCGACCGTTGTGTAGCTACCGCCATCAGAAAAAGAGTCGGGGGTCGTGTTGACAATCCCCATAATTTGGTAATTCTTTTTTAAATCAATCATTGTCACATTGCTCCTTTATCTGCTGAATCATCTTTCGTAAAGCCCGCATTCTAGGACTTATCTTCATTCGTTCACTCGTGGACAACTCCGCTAAGGTTTTGCCTCGGTCTGGTAAATAAATAATCGGATCAAAGCCATAACCGCCTGTACCGCGCGGTTCAACTAATTCACCAGTCAAAGTGGCTTCCGTTTGCAACAGTTTGTCGTCATCGAGTACATAGACCAACGTGGCTGATAAGGTTAACTCGCGAATCGACTGTTGCCCTTCAAATAAGTGCAACAGTTCGCGGTTCTGTTCTTCCGGATTGGCTGAATGGAAAAAGCGGCTTGTATGAATACCTAATAAATCAGGAAAAGCAGTTAACGTTAAGCCGCCATCATCACCTAACACTGGGCGGCCAATTAATTGTTGGAAAAAGCGAGCTTTTAGATAAGCATTTTCAGCATACGTAGTGCCAGTTTCTGCAGGTTGTTCTTGACTGGTTGTATACTTTCGATAAGAGACAAGTTGAATAGCAGGGTCCTTAAGTCCTGATTGCATTTCTTTTAACTTACCTTGGTTATTCGTGCCAACAATGATTTCCATTTTCTAACGTATCTCCATTAAAAATTGATTTTTCCACTCTTGTTCTTTAAATAGTCCGGTAAATTGAAATGTTTTGGTGCTACTTTGTGGTGTTTTCACGCCGCGCATCGTCATACACATATGTTCCGCTTCAATGGCTACTGCAATGCCTTTGACGGGAATATTTTCTTGGAGTTTGCGGGCAATTGTCACTGTTAAATCTTCTTGAACTGTGGGACGTTTGGCACAATGTTCTACTAATCTTGGTAACTTGCTTAGTCCCAATACTTTGCCACCTTCTGGCAGATAAGCGACATGTACTTTTCCATAAAATGGCAATAAATGGTGTTCACACATTGAATAAAAGGCAATATCTTTTACTAGAACCATTTCGCCTTCATTTAAGCTATCAAATAATTTATAATCATCAAATTCAGGTTCGGTTAATCCACTAAAAACTTCTGCATACATTTTAGCTACACGTTTGGGGGTATCAATGAGTCCTGATCGTTGAGTATCTTCCCCCACTGCTTCTAAGATTGTGGTAACTGCCTGCTCAATTTGCGCTTGTTTTTCCTGCTCCATCTCTACCATTCCTTTTCGCTTACTCGCACTTCTTCTTGATTGCCACTGCGCTGAATCCACGTAGCTATTGGCGTGCCCAATAATTGTTCCTCTGCGTAAACATCACTTAAGGGAATCAAAACAAATGACCGTTTTGTTAATTCTTGATGAGGAACTTGTAAGTGGGGGAACGCGACTGACTGTTCCCCTAATAATAAAATATCAATATCAATAATCCGCGGACCCCAGTGAATTAATTTTTTACGTTTCATTACTTGCTCAATCCCTTGGGTAACAGCCAATAACTCTTCAGCGGTATAGCTAGTATCAATTTTCAATACGGCGTTCAAAAAATCATCTTGGTCTGTATAGCCGTAAGGATCCGTTTCATAAAGTTTTGAAGAAGCCACAACCTGAATCTGCGGGTCTTCGTTTAAATAATTGCGGGCTTTCACTAAATTTGCGTACGGATCGCCGACGTTACTACCTAATGCTACATAGCCAATCATCTATACTTCTCGCTCCATTTCAATTTCAATATTGTCAAAAAGGCCGGGCATCGGCACACTATATTTTCTAATTTTAATGATAATTTTGTTCAATTGTTCTTGATAATCTGCGGAAATATCATCTAAAATAGCACTCGCTAAACCTTCGATTAAATCGTACGAGTGATTGTTTACTCGTTGGGCAATCAATTCATTCACTTCGGCATAATTGACAGTTTGAGTGACATCATCTGTTCGCCCTGCCTCAGCTAACGACAACTGCATTTCAAGGTCGATTTCTACTTGCTGTCCTAGACGTTTTTCTTCTGCCAAAACACCATTTTTTGTGAAAAATTTCAAGTTGTTAATTCTAATTTTATCCATCCTCTAACTCCCTACCCTCTGTTTTGCTGATTTTTTTAATCATAGCATATTTCTTGGAAAAGTCAGTAGTTAAAAGATGTTATTGTTTATTTAATAGCAATTATTTGCTTATCAACCACTAGTTGATTGAAACATATAGCGGAATAGACTACTCTAAAATCAAGGAGGTAACGAATAATGTTAATCCAAACTATTTTAAAAACACGGAGAATAAATAATCACTATACGCAAGAACAAATTGCCCAAAAATTACATGTCACTACACAAGCTATTTCCAAATGGGAAACTGGACAATCCATCCCTTCAATTGATAATTTACTGATGCTTTCTGATTTGTACAATGTTTCTATTGATGAGCTAATCCAAGGTAGTCCTTATTTTAAAAAGCCTCAAGTTGTTGGAAAAATTTATAATCTAAAAAAAGGAATTTTATTTTGTATTGTTTGGACTTGTTTCTCTTTGCTACTTACTGGTTTTGGTTATCAACCTTTTTGGTTGTTTAGTGCAATCATATTTATCAGTCTACTTTTAGTTTTTCCAATCATCTTTTCAGATTATTGGATAATTAACCAACAAGATATTATGGTCCATCAATTCTCCAGAAACCCGATTCTGAAAATCATTGAATGCATAAAAAACAGTTCTACACAAATAAAAATTCCTTATTCTGAAATTGAATCCATAGAAATCATTTATACCAAAAAGATAAGAGCGTCCGCTTTTGATAGTAGTCCCGACTATTTTTACTTACTAGTCACCTATAATAATCAAACCACAAAGTTATATTTAGATATCTATGCCAAAAGATTTTTACCACAATTTATTGCGTTTTTATCTCGACAAAGAATTACTATTATAGATAAATCTGAAATCATTGAATTACTCGTTTCTGATACTTCCTTATATCAACATTTTAATGAAAAAAATGTTGCAACTGATAATAGAAAATAGCTAATTTCATCACGTTTGCCAGCACCCAATTGGTTATAAATTGAATGAAATAACTCGTGTATTCAAAAAAGAGCGTTGCTGATGCAACGCTCTTTTTTGGGGTTTATTCGCCTTTTATCGCATTGTTACAAATTCTTCTGAGCCTGTTGGATGAATCGCAACAGTATTATCAAAATCTGCTTTGGTCGCGCCCATTTTAATAGCGACTGCAAAGCCTTGTAGCATTTCGTCAACACCGATGCCGATGCCATGCAAACCGACAATTTTTTCTTCTTTGCCGACACAGATTAATTTCATGTCGCATTTTTGACGGTATTCTCCTAAAGCGAAATACATTGGCGTAAAGCTAGAGCGATAGATTTTCACTTGGTCTTTACCATATTCTTCAAGCGCTGCTTTTTCCGTCAAGCCAATTGTCGCAACTGGTGGATGGGTAAAGACCACCGTTGGTACTAAGTTATAATCCAAATATAAATCGGTTTGTCCGTTAAATAAGCGTTCAGACAGGCGCCGACCAGCGGCAATCGCGACTGGCGTTAAGTCGATTTTCCCAATGACATCGCCGACTGCGTAGATGCCATTTTGCGTGGTATTTTGGAATTTATCTACTTTGACGTAGCCTTTCTCATCAAGGGCTACTTTCGTATTTTCTAAGCCTAATTGATCCGTGTTCGGCTGACGGCCTGTCCCGAAAATCACGGCATCTGTCGTGATTGATTCACCATTTTCAAATGTAATAACGTACTCATTCTGCGCCGTTTTTTCAATTTTAGCTGGTGTTGCATTCGGATGAATTTGCATGCCCATTTCTTGATAGCGTTCTACGACTTTTTCAGAAAGCATGTCATCAAAGCTTCGTAATGGTCGTTCATGACGGAAGGCCCAATGTGTTTCCGCGCCTAAGCCATGTAAGGTTCCTGCTAATTCGGCTGCGATGTAACCCGCACCGACAAAGACCACACGTTTTGGCATTTCTTCTAACGCAAAGAAGCCGTTTGAATCTAAGGCATATTCTTCTCCTGGAATACCTAGTTTTTTTGGACGACCACCTGTCGCAATTAGAATGTGCGGCGCCGTATATTCTGTCCCATTGACTTCAATTGTTTGCTCCCCAGTAAACGTAGCGTAACCATGGATACGTTCAATGTTGTTACTGTCTAAACCACGATTATACGCACCATGTAAGAAGTCAATATATTTTTCACGATTTTCAACTAATTGTTTAAAGCTAAAATTTTTGATTTCAACATCAAACCCGTAGCCTGCTGTATCTCTTTCCATCATTTCCATCATGCTGCTGGCTTGCCACATGACTTTTTTAGGCACACAACCAACGTTGACACAGGTCCCACCAATTTCGTTGCCCTCAATTAAAAGGACGTTAGCTCCGTGCATTCCTGCGCGGTTAGCAGAAGCAATCCCGCCACTACCGCCACCAATAACAATATAATCATAGGTTTTCATTTATTCTGGCTCCCTTTCAATTTGAACTTTCTCCTTTATTATCGCAAAAAATAGCAAAAAAAGACAGTCGTATTACTTACTTTTGTTTAGTTTTCTGCTGCTTCTGTTTTATGGATTCGTTCCATAAAAGCACTGGGGGAAAGGAATTCAATCGTAGCATTGTCGAAGGGAATTCCTAAATCTTCTTTCGTTACGTTTGGGTTCATTGTAATGACGTAAAGTGTTTTGCCTAAGGAAAGTGCAATCCCAATTTCTAAATAACTTAGTCGGTCAAAGTCACCATTAATAAAAACGTAGGTTGCTTCGTGAAGATACCGTTTTATCACTTCAATATCTGTAAACATTCCGGTTTGAACACAATCTGCTAACCCGAAGCCCA from Enterococcus faecalis includes the following:
- a CDS encoding non-canonical purine NTP pyrophosphatase, giving the protein MEIIVGTNNQGKLKEMQSGLKDPAIQLVSYRKYTTSQEQPAETGTTYAENAYLKARFFQQLIGRPVLGDDGGLTLTAFPDLLGIHTSRFFHSANPEEQNRELLHLFEGQQSIRELTLSATLVYVLDDDKLLQTEATLTGELVEPRGTGGYGFDPIIYLPDRGKTLAELSTSERMKISPRMRALRKMIQQIKEQCDND
- the gor gene encoding glutathione-disulfide reductase → MKTYDYIVIGGGSGGIASANRAGMHGANVLLIEGNEIGGTCVNVGCVPKKVMWQASSMMEMMERDTAGYGFDVEIKNFSFKQLVENREKYIDFLHGAYNRGLDSNNIERIHGYATFTGEQTIEVNGTEYTAPHILIATGGRPKKLGIPGEEYALDSNGFFALEEMPKRVVFVGAGYIAAELAGTLHGLGAETHWAFRHERPLRSFDDMLSEKVVERYQEMGMQIHPNATPAKIEKTAQNEYVITFENGESITTDAVIFGTGRQPNTDQLGLENTKVALDEKGYVKVDKFQNTTQNGIYAVGDVIGKIDLTPVAIAAGRRLSERLFNGQTDLYLDYNLVPTVVFTHPPVATIGLTEKAALEEYGKDQVKIYRSSFTPMYFALGEYRQKCDMKLICVGKEEKIVGLHGIGIGVDEMLQGFAVAIKMGATKADFDNTVAIHPTGSEEFVTMR
- the folK gene encoding 2-amino-4-hydroxy-6-hydroxymethyldihydropteridine diphosphokinase, whose translation is MIGYVALGSNVGDPYANLVKARNYLNEDPQIQVVASSKLYETDPYGYTDQDDFLNAVLKIDTSYTAEELLAVTQGIEQVMKRKKLIHWGPRIIDIDILLLGEQSVAFPHLQVPHQELTKRSFVLIPLSDVYAEEQLLGTPIATWIQRSGNQEEVRVSEKEW
- the folE gene encoding GTP cyclohydrolase I FolE; its protein translation is MVEMEQEKQAQIEQAVTTILEAVGEDTQRSGLIDTPKRVAKMYAEVFSGLTEPEFDDYKLFDSLNEGEMVLVKDIAFYSMCEHHLLPFYGKVHVAYLPEGGKVLGLSKLPRLVEHCAKRPTVQEDLTVTIARKLQENIPVKGIAVAIEAEHMCMTMRGVKTPQSSTKTFQFTGLFKEQEWKNQFLMEIR
- the folB gene encoding dihydroneopterin aldolase, which gives rise to MDKIRINNLKFFTKNGVLAEEKRLGQQVEIDLEMQLSLAEAGRTDDVTQTVNYAEVNELIAQRVNNHSYDLIEGLASAILDDISADYQEQLNKIIIKIRKYSVPMPGLFDNIEIEMEREV
- a CDS encoding helix-turn-helix domain-containing protein encodes the protein MLIQTILKTRRINNHYTQEQIAQKLHVTTQAISKWETGQSIPSIDNLLMLSDLYNVSIDELIQGSPYFKKPQVVGKIYNLKKGILFCIVWTCFSLLLTGFGYQPFWLFSAIIFISLLLVFPIIFSDYWIINQQDIMVHQFSRNPILKIIECIKNSSTQIKIPYSEIESIEIIYTKKIRASAFDSSPDYFYLLVTYNNQTTKLYLDIYAKRFLPQFIAFLSRQRITIIDKSEIIELLVSDTSLYQHFNEKNVATDNRK
- a CDS encoding polyprenyl synthetase family protein produces the protein MNIHPMWNTYPTLSKELTTTLRLMEQAVQIDNQEIQAAVHDMIHSGGKLLRPAYQLLFSYFGEQRDPKKATALAASIELLHTATLVHDDIVDEADTRRGLPTLRSRFGNSTAVYTGDYLFVCCFKLLSDYSSSLKSIQLNSRSMEKVLTGELGQMDNRYNFEVTIDQYLKNISGKTAELFALSCFVGAYESGTSQRFAKRCGEIGENIGLAFQIIDDILDYTQTADAIGKPVLEDVRQGVYSLPLIYALEANREVLLPLLMKKEALTDEETQEIYRLVHELGGVEKAQQLATHYTEKALKEISKLPETKAQAKEQLYEITQTILTREN
- the folP gene encoding dihydropteroate synthase encodes the protein MIDLKKNYQIMGIVNTTPDSFSDGGSYTTVDVAYQHALHLLEAGADILDIGGQSTRPGYEEVSPQVEADRVLPLIKKIRETSLAPISVDTYYPEVAEAAIQAGATMINDIKGLDTPGMAEVLAQYPEVQVVIMHSRKRQSLSLKEELHQFYTEKIEQCQKYGLSLEKICFDPGIGFHKTVAENLQLLKDPNAFRYQDYPLLYGVSRKRTIGALTNEPEPANRDFGSAAASLYAAQQGVEILRVHNVQGLKQTFDVWRALSEKE